The proteins below come from a single Triticum aestivum cultivar Chinese Spring chromosome 5D, IWGSC CS RefSeq v2.1, whole genome shotgun sequence genomic window:
- the LOC123123590 gene encoding cell number regulator 10 isoform X2: MKPGTEPATGVPVGGAPGAPTAWSSGLFDCFDDCGLCCLTWCCPCITFGKVAEIVDRGATSCGTSGALYVLLASLTGCHWIYSCTYRSKMRAQYALPDAPCCDCCVHYCCEPCALVQEYKELKARGYDPENGWHLNVERRNGGAGVNPPGMQEMGR; this comes from the exons ATGAAGCCCGGCACCGAGCCGGCCACCGGCGTCCCCGTCGGCGGCGCACCGGGCGCCCCGACCGCCTGGTCGTCCGGCCTCTTCGACTGCTTCGACGACTGCGGCCTCT GTTGCCTGACTTGGTGCTGTCCGTGCATCACGTTCGGCAAGGTGGCGGAGATCGTGGACCGGGGCGCGACGTCGTGCGGGACGAGCGGCGCGCTCTACGTGCTGCTGGCGTCGCTCACGGGGTGCCACTGGATCTACTCCTGCACCTACCGCTCCAAGATGCGCGCCCAGTACGCGCTCCCGGACGCGCCCTGCTGCGACTGCTGCGTGCACTACTGCTGCGAGCCCTGCGCGCTCGTCCAGGAGTACAAGGAGCTCAAGGCCCGCGGCTACGACCCCGAGAACGGCTGGCACCTCAACGTCGAGCGCCGCAACGGCGGCGCCGGCGTCAACCCGCCCGGCATGCAGGAGATGGGCCGCTGA
- the LOC123123590 gene encoding uncharacterized protein isoform X1 has translation MSDGWSDKRGRHLINFLVNSPEGTFFLESVDASSVCHDGDMIADLLEKRILDVGKENVVQVITDNGANYKKAGHLLMERMPTLYWSPCACHCLDLMLEDIGKLKAFKKPIAGARRVTTFIYRHGRLLSLMRKATGGDLVRPAATHFATAILTLRSLVKNKAALRSLFTSDEWVGNKLAKTQVGLNVQEIILSTEWWSAIEDCLRASTPLLRVLRVADGDEKPTMPEIKALMIYAKERINLGFPQQNKQPLLKKILAIVNKRWENQMDHPLYGAALFLNPGKFFPIVSRNDDALVGELRSCFNDVLAKMVSDANVRKKIYQQSVLYEGQREGFSNPLALETMSTRNPLDWWSSFGGRAIDLQRFAKRIVSLCASSSGCERNWSTFQFIHTKKRNRLQWKRLNDLFFVSYNRKNMQRFQKRREKVSENSFEALVIEDFDWGNEWVDPSLSQPQGARGCPEDNQDITWEDVDVAIGASSNLRGRNLHRTATTVHRGQTNFRLQHYARKRPTTTRPTNPEEDEA, from the exons ATGTCGGATGGCTGGTCGGATAAAAGAGGACGCCATTTGATTAACTTCCTTGTTAATAGTCCAGAGGGCACTTTCTTCTTGGAGTCGGTTGATGCCTCAAGTGTATGTCATGACGGTGATATGATAGCTGATTTGCTTGAGAAGAGAATTCTGGATGTTGGAAAAGAGAATGTGGTACAGGTTATCACGGATAATGGTGCTAATTACAAGAAAGCTGGCCACCTTCTAATGGAGAGGATGCCTACTCTATATTGGAGCCCGTGTGCATGTCATTGCTTGGACCTAATGTTGGAAGATATAGGAAAGTTGAAGGCATTTAAGAAGCCTATTGCAGGGGCTAGACGTGTCACAACTTTCATCTATAGACATGGAAGACTTCTTAGTCTAATGAGGAAGGCCACGGGTGGGGATCTTGTGAGACCAGCAGCAACTCATTTTGCCACAGCCATCCTCACACTTAGGAGTTTGGTCAAGAACAAGGCTGCATTGAGGAGTTTATTTACATCTGATGAATGGGTTGGAAACAAGTTAGCAAAAACACAAGTTGGCTTGAATGTGCAAGAGATTATACTTTCAACGGAGTGGTGGAGCGCAATTGAGGACTGCCTTAGAGCTTCAACTCCACTTCTTAGAGTTCTTAGAGTAGCGGATGGTGATGAGAAGCCTACCATGCCAGAGATTAAAGCACTTATGATTTATGCAAAGGAGAGGATCAATCTAGGTTTCCCTCAACAAAACAAGCAACCATTGCTCAAGAAGATCTTGGCCATTGTTAACAAGCGTTGGGAGAATCAAATGGATCATCCATTGTATGGGGCTGCTCTATTTTTGAACCCAGGAAAGTTCTTTCCTATTGTAAGCAGAAATGATGATGCCTTAGTTGGGGAGCTTAGGAGCTGCTTTAATGATGTGCTTGCAAAAATGGTATCGGATGCCAATGTTCGAAAAAAGATTTATCAACAATCTGTGCTCTATGAGGGCCAACGAGAAGGCTTTTCTAATCCATTGGCACTCGAGACCATGAGCACAAGAAACCCTC TTGATTGGTGGAGTTCATTTGGTGGTCGGGCCATTGACCTACAAAGGTTTGCAAAGCGCATTGTTAGTCTTTGTGCTTCATCATCTGGTTGTGAGAGGAATTGGAGCACGTTTCAATTT ATCCATACGAAGAAAAGGAACAGGTTACAATGGAAAAGGTTGAATGATCTTTTCTTTGTTTCATACAACCGGAAGAATATGCAACGGTTTCAAAAGAGGCGTGAGAAGGTGAGCGAGAATAGCTTTGAGGCTTTGGTCATTGAGGATTTTGATTGGGGCAATGAGTGGGTGGACCCATCACTATCACAACCTCAAGGTGCTCGAGGTTGTCCTGAAGACAATCAAGACATTACATGGGAGGATGTTGATGTGGCTATTGGTGCATCTTCAAACCTTCGAGGCCGCAATCTGCATAGGACAGCAACTACAGTTCATAGGGGCCAGACAAATTTCCGTCTGCAACACTACGCACGCAAGAGACCTACTACAACACGACCTACAAATCCTGAAGAAGATGAAGCATAG